A section of the Centropristis striata isolate RG_2023a ecotype Rhode Island chromosome 7, C.striata_1.0, whole genome shotgun sequence genome encodes:
- the tmem230b gene encoding transmembrane protein 230b: protein MPARNVVSNGIPNSKVRYSRLATDDDGYIDLQFKRSPPKVPYKAIALATVLFLIGSLLIIIGSLLLAGYFGVTHSDRTVPVLIIGILVFLPGFYHLRIAYYASKGYRGYSYDDIPDFDD, encoded by the exons ATGCCTGCTCGGAACGTCGTTTCCAACGGGATCCCTAACAGCAAAGTTAGGTACTCCAGGCTGGCAACCGATGACGACGGCTACATTGATTTACAG TTCAAACGGAGCCCACCCAAAGTCCCATACAAAGCTATAGCACTAGCCACAGTCCTCTTCTTAATCGGCTCTCTGTTAATCATCATTGGCTCCCTTCTCCTGGCTGGATACTTTGGAGTCACT CACTCAGACCGAACCGTGCCTGTCCTTATCATTGGTATCCTTGTCTTCCTGCCTGGATTCTACCACCTACGAATAGCTTACTATGCATCAAAGGGATACCGGGGCTACTCCTATGATGATATCCCGGACTTTGATGACTGA